From the Flavobacterium galactosidilyticum genome, one window contains:
- a CDS encoding Gfo/Idh/MocA family protein, translated as MINKNTNNEIIRWGILGCGSVTEKKSGPAYQKTEGFEVVAVMRRDSDKAADYATRHGISKYYTDADALINDPEIDAIYIATPPDTHKYYGLKVAEAGKICCIEKPLAPSYQDCMAIYEAFYEKDLPLFVAYYRRSLPRFKQIEAWLDDNKIGEVRHISWHLSKPATPQDLEKTYNWRTDVTIATAGYFDDLASHGLDLFVHLLGDVKEAKGISLNQQGLYSSKDAVTACWQHESGITGTGSWNFGCSTREDAVEIFGSKGKITFSVFNEEPVVLSNEQGRTTLFIENPENIQLCHVEQIREQLLGNSIHPSNGCSATHTAWIMDKIVENI; from the coding sequence ATGATTAACAAGAATACAAATAATGAAATAATTCGATGGGGGATTTTAGGATGTGGAAGCGTTACTGAAAAAAAAAGTGGGCCAGCTTATCAAAAAACAGAAGGATTTGAAGTGGTAGCGGTGATGAGAAGAGATAGCGATAAAGCTGCTGACTATGCAACGAGACACGGAATTAGTAAATATTATACTGATGCCGACGCTTTGATTAATGATCCCGAAATTGATGCGATATACATAGCAACACCGCCAGATACACATAAGTATTATGGACTTAAAGTAGCCGAAGCTGGAAAAATTTGTTGCATCGAGAAACCTTTAGCGCCAAGCTACCAAGACTGCATGGCGATTTATGAAGCGTTTTACGAGAAAGATTTACCATTATTTGTAGCGTATTATAGGCGTTCGTTACCTCGTTTTAAACAGATAGAAGCGTGGCTCGATGACAATAAAATTGGAGAAGTGAGACACATAAGCTGGCATTTAAGTAAGCCGGCAACACCGCAAGATTTAGAAAAAACCTATAATTGGCGCACTGACGTTACGATTGCCACTGCAGGTTATTTTGATGACTTAGCTAGCCATGGATTGGATTTGTTTGTACACCTTTTAGGAGATGTAAAAGAAGCAAAAGGAATTTCCTTAAATCAGCAGGGTTTATATTCTTCTAAAGATGCAGTTACTGCTTGCTGGCAACATGAATCTGGAATTACTGGAACTGGGAGTTGGAATTTTGGCTGTAGCACCCGAGAAGATGCTGTTGAGATTTTTGGTAGTAAAGGTAAAATAACGTTCTCTGTTTTTAATGAGGAACCTGTAGTGCTTTCCAACGAGCAAGGCAGAACTACACTTTTTATTGAAAATCCTGAAAATATTCAGCTGTGTCATGTAGAGCAAATTCGGGAGCAACTGCTAGGCAATAGTATTCATCCTTCTAATGGATGTAGTGCGACGCATACAGCTTGGATTATGGATAAGATTGTTGAGAACATTTAA
- a CDS encoding TolC family protein, whose amino-acid sequence MKRIILIAMLTIGLAAQSQNLSATATGPVKTLTLKEAITYALENKADAKKAQLKVENSEYQIQEVRSRALPQISANGSLTYNPVLQTTVIDGSAFGQPGTVIQAAFGQKWSSTAGVSLTQAIFDQSVFTGLKAAKSTREFYQINNQLTEEQVIERVANNYYQVYVQRQKLIVIDSTYKTTSKVKNIIKGQYDNGLAKKIDLDRILVKISNINTMRQQVLNAVQIQENALKFYMGMPIETQIEIPQTAFEVSPQSLSEVPNTANRSEFLLLKKQEELLNYQKKSIEAGYYPTLSLSAGYNYIGQGPKMPIGAKPSDGVYWSDFSSIGLNLRVPIFTGFGTRAKVRQADINLKTIKEDLDDTKLALDLSFANAKTQIDNSLITINNQKENAQLAKEVLDNTRNNYVQGLASLTDLLDAENALTEAQNNYTSAILEYKLAEIQLIKSKGELKTLINN is encoded by the coding sequence ATGAAGAGAATAATTTTAATAGCGATGCTGACAATTGGCTTAGCAGCGCAATCTCAAAACTTGAGTGCTACTGCAACAGGTCCAGTAAAAACGCTTACGCTAAAAGAAGCGATCACTTATGCTTTAGAAAATAAAGCTGATGCTAAAAAAGCACAATTAAAAGTAGAAAATAGCGAATATCAAATACAAGAAGTTCGTTCTAGAGCTTTACCTCAAATTTCAGCAAACGGAAGCTTAACCTATAATCCTGTATTGCAAACAACTGTAATTGACGGATCCGCTTTTGGACAGCCAGGAACAGTTATCCAAGCAGCTTTTGGACAAAAATGGAGTTCAACTGCAGGAGTTTCTTTGACACAAGCCATATTTGATCAATCCGTTTTTACGGGCTTAAAAGCAGCAAAATCGACTAGAGAGTTTTACCAAATCAACAATCAATTGACAGAAGAGCAAGTAATTGAGCGTGTTGCTAATAATTATTATCAAGTATATGTGCAACGCCAAAAACTAATTGTTATTGACAGCACTTATAAAACTACTAGTAAAGTAAAAAATATTATCAAAGGTCAATATGACAATGGTTTAGCTAAAAAAATCGACTTAGATCGTATTTTAGTTAAGATTTCAAATATCAACACCATGCGTCAACAAGTATTGAACGCTGTACAAATTCAAGAAAATGCTTTGAAATTTTATATGGGAATGCCTATAGAAACTCAAATCGAGATTCCACAAACTGCATTTGAAGTAAGTCCTCAATCTTTATCTGAAGTTCCAAATACGGCTAACAGAAGTGAATTTTTACTTCTGAAAAAACAAGAAGAACTTTTAAATTACCAGAAAAAGTCAATTGAAGCTGGATATTACCCAACATTATCACTGAGTGCTGGTTACAACTACATTGGTCAAGGTCCTAAAATGCCTATTGGTGCAAAACCTTCTGATGGCGTATACTGGTCTGATTTCTCTTCAATTGGTTTAAACCTTAGAGTGCCTATTTTTACAGGTTTTGGAACAAGAGCTAAAGTTAGGCAAGCAGACATCAACTTAAAAACTATAAAAGAAGATCTGGATGATACTAAATTAGCACTTGATCTTTCTTTTGCAAATGCTAAAACGCAAATTGACAATAGTTTGATTACTATTAACAATCAAAAAGAAAATGCACAATTAGCCAAAGAGGTTTTAGATAATACCAGAAACAATTATGTACAAGGATTGGCGTCATTAACTGATTTGTTAGATGCTGAAAACGCATTGACTGAGGCGCAAAACAACTATACATCAGCAATATTAGAGTACAAACTGGCTGAAATACAATTAATCAAATCAAAAGGAGAATTAAAAACACTTATAAATAACTAA
- a CDS encoding efflux RND transporter permease subunit → MKLAEISIKRPSLVIVLFTILTLGGLFSYSQLGYELIPKFETNVITVSTVYPGASPSEIENTVTKKVEDAIASLENIKKIESKSYESLSIVSITLTSNANVDVSMNDAQRKINAILSDLPNDTDPPSLTKFSLSDLPIMTIGASGKMDEAKFFDLIDKKIAPILSRVQGVAQVNIIGGEEREIQVNLDAVKMQGYGLSVPQVQQVILSSNLDFPTGNIQTREQKILIRLAGKYKSVEELRNLVVSSQNGIQVRLGDIADVQDTQKTVEKIARINQKSAIILQIVKQSDANAVAVSEELLKEIVSLESDYKSEQLQLEVAKDSTVFTLEAADSVVHDLLIAIFLVAVVMLFFLHSVRNSLIVMVAIPASLIATFIGIYLLGYTLNLMSLLGLSLVVGIVVDDAIVVIENIYRHMEMGKSRIRASYDGTAEIGATVTSITLVIVVVFLPIAMSSGLVSNIITQFCVTVIISTLFSLLASFTIIPWLSSRFGKLEHIEGKNAFGKVILGFESYLTRFTNWVSNLLSWCLDHYIKTIVVVLVIFFGSIISLLGGGFIGGEFFAASDSGEFLVQIEMPKDASLEQTNFMTQKAEAFLKKEAYVFSQITTVGQTSEGLGASQATAYKSEINVKMIDQKDRTDDASVYAAKTKRKLEKVLVGAKVKTVPVGLLGTAEDATLGLIVTGPNVESAMKFAKLAEAELRTIPGTTEIKLTVEDGNPEINVQVDRDKMAALGLNLQTVGLTMQTAYSGNTDGKFRAGEYEYDINIKYNAFDRKNMSDVSNLIFINNAGQQIKLNQFATITEDSGPSKLERRDKTASVTVQGQNVGVPAGTIVTQWQEKIDKLEKPVGVNYIWGGDQENQSEGFGTLGIALLAAIILVYLVMVGLYDSFVHPFVVLFAIPLSFIGVLLALALTNNSLNIFTILGIIMLIGLVCKNAIMLVDYTNQRRAAGESIRMALIQANHARLRPILMTTIAMIFGMLPIALASGAGAEWKNGLAWVIIGGLLSSLFLTLIVVPVIYEIMEKIIAKFSKGEKIDYETEMVADYEHRELSEDGFNPKHTV, encoded by the coding sequence ATGAAATTAGCAGAAATATCCATAAAACGTCCTTCATTAGTCATCGTATTATTTACAATCTTGACTCTTGGCGGATTATTTAGCTACAGCCAGTTAGGCTACGAACTGATTCCGAAATTTGAAACAAACGTTATTACTGTTTCTACTGTATATCCAGGAGCTTCTCCCAGTGAAATAGAAAACACAGTCACCAAAAAAGTTGAAGATGCTATTGCGTCTTTAGAAAATATAAAAAAAATAGAGTCTAAGTCATACGAAAGCCTCTCGATAGTATCGATTACATTGACTTCAAATGCCAATGTTGATGTTTCTATGAATGATGCTCAACGTAAAATAAACGCTATTCTAAGTGATTTACCAAACGATACTGACCCGCCTTCATTAACAAAATTCTCGCTAAGTGATTTGCCTATTATGACCATTGGTGCTAGTGGCAAAATGGACGAGGCTAAATTTTTTGATTTAATTGACAAAAAGATTGCGCCTATTTTATCACGTGTTCAAGGTGTCGCTCAAGTAAATATTATTGGTGGAGAAGAACGCGAAATTCAAGTTAATCTTGACGCAGTAAAAATGCAAGGTTACGGACTATCAGTTCCACAAGTACAGCAAGTTATTTTGTCCTCAAATCTAGATTTTCCAACAGGAAATATTCAAACTCGTGAACAAAAAATATTAATTCGTTTAGCGGGTAAATATAAAAGTGTTGAGGAATTAAGAAATTTAGTGGTTTCCTCCCAAAACGGTATACAAGTTCGTCTAGGCGATATTGCCGACGTTCAAGATACTCAAAAAACTGTCGAGAAAATTGCGCGTATAAACCAAAAAAGCGCCATTATTCTTCAAATCGTAAAACAATCCGATGCCAATGCTGTTGCTGTAAGTGAAGAATTATTGAAAGAGATCGTCTCTCTTGAAAGCGATTACAAATCGGAACAACTTCAACTTGAAGTTGCAAAAGACAGTACCGTTTTTACATTAGAAGCAGCTGACTCTGTTGTACATGATTTATTAATTGCTATTTTTTTAGTAGCCGTTGTAATGTTGTTCTTTTTACATAGTGTTCGAAACTCATTGATTGTAATGGTAGCAATTCCAGCTTCATTGATTGCAACATTTATTGGTATTTACTTATTGGGTTATACCCTTAACCTAATGAGTTTGTTAGGATTATCACTCGTCGTCGGAATTGTGGTTGATGATGCCATTGTGGTAATAGAAAATATATATAGGCACATGGAAATGGGTAAGAGCCGAATCCGAGCTTCTTATGACGGAACTGCCGAAATTGGCGCAACAGTAACCTCTATTACCTTAGTAATTGTGGTCGTATTTTTACCAATTGCAATGAGTTCTGGATTGGTTTCAAACATCATTACGCAATTTTGTGTAACTGTAATTATTTCAACATTATTCTCATTATTAGCTTCGTTTACTATCATACCATGGTTGTCTTCTCGTTTTGGAAAACTAGAACATATTGAAGGTAAAAATGCTTTTGGAAAAGTCATTCTTGGATTCGAAAGCTATTTAACACGTTTTACAAACTGGGTTTCTAACTTGTTAAGCTGGTGTTTGGATCATTATATAAAAACAATTGTAGTAGTATTAGTGATTTTCTTTGGGTCTATTATTTCCTTACTTGGTGGTGGTTTTATTGGTGGTGAGTTTTTCGCTGCATCGGATAGTGGTGAGTTCTTAGTTCAAATTGAAATGCCAAAAGACGCTTCGTTAGAACAAACTAACTTTATGACTCAAAAAGCAGAAGCTTTCTTGAAAAAAGAAGCATATGTTTTCAGTCAAATTACAACAGTAGGACAAACTAGTGAAGGTCTTGGAGCATCGCAAGCAACAGCGTACAAATCTGAGATTAACGTTAAGATGATTGATCAAAAAGACCGTACGGATGATGCATCTGTATATGCTGCAAAAACAAAACGTAAATTAGAGAAAGTTTTAGTAGGTGCCAAAGTAAAGACCGTTCCTGTAGGTCTTTTAGGAACAGCTGAAGATGCTACTTTAGGATTAATTGTAACAGGTCCAAACGTTGAAAGCGCTATGAAATTCGCAAAATTAGCTGAAGCTGAATTGCGCACAATTCCGGGTACTACTGAGATTAAATTAACAGTAGAAGACGGAAATCCAGAGATAAACGTGCAAGTAGATAGAGATAAAATGGCTGCTTTAGGATTAAACTTGCAAACCGTAGGTTTGACCATGCAAACGGCTTACAGCGGTAATACCGATGGGAAATTTAGAGCGGGTGAATATGAATATGATATCAACATTAAATACAATGCTTTTGACAGAAAAAACATGTCTGATGTTAGTAATTTAATCTTCATCAACAATGCTGGTCAGCAAATCAAATTAAATCAATTCGCAACAATCACTGAAGATTCTGGCCCAAGTAAATTAGAGCGTAGAGACAAGACAGCATCGGTAACGGTACAAGGTCAAAATGTTGGGGTTCCGGCTGGAACAATTGTTACACAATGGCAGGAAAAAATAGATAAACTGGAGAAACCAGTTGGTGTAAACTATATTTGGGGAGGTGATCAGGAAAATCAAAGCGAAGGTTTTGGTACTTTAGGAATTGCCTTATTGGCCGCTATTATTTTAGTTTATTTAGTAATGGTTGGATTGTACGACAGCTTCGTTCACCCGTTTGTGGTATTGTTTGCGATTCCGCTTTCATTTATTGGAGTGTTATTAGCTTTGGCTTTGACCAATAACTCACTGAATATATTTACCATTCTTGGTATCATCATGTTGATTGGTTTGGTTTGTAAAAATGCCATTATGCTTGTGGATTATACCAACCAACGAAGAGCTGCTGGTGAAAGCATCAGAATGGCATTAATTCAAGCGAATCACGCACGATTGCGTCCTATTTTGATGACTACCATCGCAATGATATTTGGTATGCTTCCAATTGCATTAGCTTCTGGAGCTGGGGCAGAATGGAAAAACGGTTTGGCTTGGGTAATTATAGGAGGATTACTCAGTTCATTGTTCTTAACCTTGATTGTAGTTCCTGTAATTTATGAAATTATGGAGAAAATAATTGCTAAATTCAGCAAAGGCGAAAAAATCGATTATGAAACTGAAATGGTTGCTGATTATGAGCATAGAGAATTGAGTGAAGATGGTTTTAATCCGAAACATACGGTTTAA
- a CDS encoding DsbA family oxidoreductase, giving the protein MENKIKVQIWSDIMCPFCYIGKRRIEEALSLFEHKDAVAIEWKSFQLDASFVASPDDNMVEHLAHKYGKGAEWAQGMLDNMTQNAKTAGLDFHFDKAILANSFNAHRMLHLAKKYQLANDLEELLFKAYLTEGKNIDDNNTLKKLGVSVGLNAEAIDEVLNSDAYGSDVKQDIQNANSIGVQGVPFFVFDNKYAVSGAQPATAFLEILQKVWEEGNFDSKVTLINTTEGDSCGIDGCD; this is encoded by the coding sequence ATGGAAAATAAAATAAAAGTACAGATTTGGTCGGATATAATGTGTCCGTTTTGTTATATAGGAAAGAGAAGAATTGAGGAAGCTTTAAGTCTTTTTGAACATAAAGATGCTGTTGCAATTGAATGGAAAAGTTTTCAGTTAGATGCTAGTTTTGTAGCTTCTCCAGATGACAATATGGTAGAACATTTAGCACATAAATATGGAAAAGGTGCTGAGTGGGCTCAAGGAATGCTGGACAACATGACGCAAAATGCTAAAACTGCAGGATTAGATTTTCATTTCGATAAAGCAATTTTGGCAAATTCTTTCAACGCACACCGCATGCTGCATTTGGCAAAAAAGTATCAGTTAGCAAATGATTTAGAAGAATTATTGTTTAAAGCGTATTTGACAGAAGGTAAAAACATAGACGATAATAATACTTTAAAAAAATTAGGAGTTTCAGTAGGATTAAATGCGGAAGCTATTGATGAGGTGCTGAATTCTGATGCCTACGGAAGTGATGTAAAGCAAGATATTCAAAATGCAAATTCAATAGGAGTGCAAGGAGTTCCGTTTTTTGTTTTCGATAATAAGTATGCTGTTTCGGGTGCGCAACCTGCAACTGCCTTTTTAGAAATTTTACAAAAAGTATGGGAAGAAGGAAACTTTGATTCGAAAGTGACTTTGATCAATACAACTGAAGGAGATTCTTGTGGAATTGATGGTTGTGACTAA
- a CDS encoding efflux RND transporter periplasmic adaptor subunit: MKKIVLIIVAIVASLGVIAYTLMNNKKENEAKTAIVAEKNASVSVKTSTATNQEVALDFSANGIFEPIQELSYSAEKSGKITKIIVKEGDFVTVGQTLAIVRSDIVNVTAQNANAIYQNAVADYSRFENAFKTGGVTKQQLDQAKLAMVNAKSQLTQANINVGDTRIKAPISGFINKKHIEVGSIISAMPATPLFDIVNVSRLKLKVTVNEDQIASLKVGSATNVTASVYPDKTFSGKITFIASKADSSLNFPVEIEITNNASKDLKAGMYGTAQFTANQGKKSLLIVPRNAFIGSVSSNEMFVIENGTAKLKTVTAGRILGDKVEILNGLSEGETVIITGQINLQDGSKVEIIK; this comes from the coding sequence ATGAAAAAAATAGTACTAATCATAGTAGCAATCGTAGCGTCATTAGGCGTTATCGCATATACGTTAATGAATAATAAAAAAGAAAACGAAGCTAAAACCGCTATTGTAGCAGAGAAAAACGCAAGCGTTTCTGTAAAAACATCAACAGCAACAAATCAAGAAGTTGCCTTAGATTTTTCTGCTAATGGTATTTTTGAACCAATTCAGGAGTTAAGTTATTCTGCTGAAAAATCAGGAAAAATAACAAAAATAATTGTAAAAGAAGGTGATTTTGTTACCGTAGGACAAACGCTAGCTATTGTAAGAAGTGATATTGTAAATGTAACTGCTCAAAATGCAAATGCTATCTATCAAAACGCAGTTGCTGATTACAGCCGATTTGAAAATGCATTCAAAACAGGAGGTGTTACTAAGCAACAACTCGATCAAGCTAAACTAGCAATGGTAAATGCAAAATCACAGTTAACGCAAGCAAACATTAATGTGGGCGATACCAGAATTAAAGCTCCAATTAGCGGTTTTATTAATAAAAAACACATCGAAGTAGGTTCAATAATTTCGGCAATGCCAGCAACACCTTTATTTGATATCGTAAATGTTTCTAGATTGAAATTAAAAGTTACTGTGAATGAAGACCAAATCGCTAGTTTAAAAGTGGGTAGTGCCACAAATGTAACTGCAAGTGTTTATCCAGATAAAACTTTTTCAGGAAAAATTACTTTTATCGCTTCAAAAGCAGATAGCAGTTTGAACTTTCCTGTTGAAATAGAAATTACAAATAACGCTTCAAAAGATTTAAAAGCAGGAATGTACGGAACTGCTCAATTTACTGCAAACCAAGGGAAAAAATCCTTATTAATCGTTCCTAGAAATGCCTTTATAGGAAGTGTGAGCAGCAACGAAATGTTTGTAATCGAAAATGGAACTGCTAAACTAAAAACGGTTACAGCTGGAAGAATTCTGGGTGATAAAGTGGAGATTTTGAACGGACTTTCAGAGGGTGAAACTGTAATTATCACAGGTCAAATCAACCTTCAAGACGGATCTAAAGTGGAGATTATAAAATAA
- a CDS encoding glycoside hydrolase family 2 TIM barrel-domain containing protein has product MKINSLLVISSLFLFGMNSYGQKADIWHYIENENVISENKEPGHATFTSFTSAAEALNGTAKYKQILDGLWKFKYVDSPKDRPTTFMNPSENLSGWDNIKVPSNWEVEGYGIPIYVNHQYEFADYKAPIAKDMELDGIYPKYPGKVPHENNPVGSYRRDFDIANDWNGKEIFLHIGAMKSGGFVWLNGEYVGYSQGSKLPAEFNITKYAKPGKNTIALQIFRWTDGSYLECQDFWRISGIERSVYIYAQPKVRIKDFEVVSTLDKAYEKGLFSLDVELKNHLDKNQKLKVSYSILDEKQILQKGTQALTIDKDAIGKLAFETSIENVKVWSAEHPNLYTLNIDVLDSKGKTIESTTRQIGFRSVEIKNGLLLVNGKSIKLKGVNAQETDPETGHVMSEEMIMKDIRLWKENNINAVRLSHYPRGSRFYELCDEHGIYVVDEANIESHGMYYGDRSLAKKPSWENAHVDRMTRMVARDKNHPSVIIWSMGNEAGNGVNFYAGYKAIKAMDKSKRPVQYERPYKDYDGSNYDMDWNTDIIVPQYPSPAAFEEIGRSKTDRPFIPSEYAHAMGNSTGNFQDYWDIIEQHENLQGGFIWDWVDQSIWKTNEKGERFYAYGGDYGKNMPTDNSFLNNGIVFPDRSPQPALYEVKKAHEFINFKQKGINGHNELRVLVENLYDFTNLNEFDLIAKIKADGKILKSIPAQTLDVETQTGKLIRIDLKGIDFKKNTEYFVEISAVTKKDWGLLPKGFEVAHEQIKVDRLHVLEQAAVAQGAALKVKETANGVVVSNSVVSLEFNKKQGRITSYVYKGNELIKDGKGPKPNFWRAVTDNDAGNRMYSGNIEWKKATLFSEVTSMTTKKIADNLIELKVTYDLPGVNTKFFSTYQIDGNGIVKVDNVLDKTDYKADLPRLGMRMQLPKQYNKMTYFGRGPWENYSDRYHSAFVDLYESSVSDQYVPYVRPQENGYKTSVRWVALTDNKDNGLLVVAENVKQGLGISALHMPMEDFDTADGLDYGNASKIEAKYISDGVPQINASKHINDIKERDLVELNIDLGQRGVAGDDSWGAQPQDKYKIKGNVAQGYSYFLIPFEKGTKESMLKLSKEYANSKLKTATK; this is encoded by the coding sequence ATGAAAATCAACAGCCTATTAGTCATTAGCTCTTTGTTTCTTTTCGGTATGAATTCCTACGGCCAGAAAGCTGATATATGGCATTATATTGAAAATGAAAATGTAATAAGTGAAAACAAAGAACCTGGTCATGCCACATTTACATCATTTACATCTGCTGCTGAGGCATTAAATGGAACAGCAAAGTATAAGCAAATACTAGATGGTTTGTGGAAATTTAAATATGTTGACTCTCCAAAAGATCGTCCAACTACTTTTATGAATCCTTCAGAGAATTTAAGCGGTTGGGATAATATTAAAGTACCGTCTAACTGGGAAGTAGAAGGTTACGGTATTCCTATTTACGTAAATCATCAATATGAATTTGCTGATTATAAAGCACCTATCGCAAAGGATATGGAGCTAGACGGAATATATCCTAAATATCCGGGTAAGGTTCCTCACGAAAACAATCCAGTAGGATCGTACCGTAGGGATTTTGACATCGCAAATGACTGGAACGGAAAAGAAATTTTCCTTCACATAGGTGCAATGAAATCAGGTGGTTTTGTTTGGTTAAACGGTGAATATGTTGGTTACTCTCAAGGTAGTAAATTGCCAGCAGAATTTAACATTACTAAATACGCAAAACCTGGAAAAAATACCATTGCTCTTCAAATTTTTAGATGGACTGATGGTAGTTATTTAGAATGTCAAGATTTCTGGAGAATAAGTGGAATTGAGCGCAGTGTATACATATACGCTCAACCAAAAGTGAGAATCAAAGATTTTGAAGTGGTTTCTACGTTAGATAAAGCCTATGAAAAAGGACTTTTCAGTTTAGATGTTGAATTAAAAAATCATTTGGATAAAAACCAAAAATTAAAAGTTTCTTATAGTATTCTTGATGAAAAACAGATCCTACAAAAAGGAACTCAAGCACTTACTATCGATAAAGACGCAATAGGAAAATTAGCTTTTGAAACATCTATAGAAAACGTAAAAGTTTGGAGCGCAGAGCATCCTAATTTATATACTTTAAATATTGATGTATTAGATTCTAAAGGAAAAACAATCGAATCTACTACTCGTCAAATTGGTTTTAGAAGTGTTGAAATCAAAAACGGATTGCTCTTAGTAAATGGTAAAAGCATTAAACTGAAAGGTGTAAATGCTCAAGAAACAGATCCAGAAACGGGTCACGTAATGTCCGAAGAAATGATTATGAAAGACATTCGCCTTTGGAAAGAAAACAATATTAACGCAGTGCGTTTGAGTCATTATCCACGTGGAAGTAGATTTTATGAATTATGTGACGAACATGGTATTTATGTAGTTGACGAAGCTAACATCGAATCTCACGGTATGTACTACGGAGACCGCTCTTTAGCTAAAAAACCAAGTTGGGAAAATGCACACGTAGACAGAATGACTCGTATGGTTGCTCGTGATAAAAATCACCCATCAGTTATCATTTGGTCAATGGGTAATGAAGCTGGAAACGGAGTGAATTTCTATGCTGGTTACAAAGCAATCAAAGCAATGGACAAGTCTAAAAGACCGGTTCAATATGAGCGTCCTTACAAAGATTACGACGGTAGCAATTATGACATGGACTGGAATACAGATATTATTGTTCCTCAATACCCATCACCTGCTGCGTTTGAAGAAATAGGAAGATCTAAAACGGATAGACCTTTTATTCCAAGTGAGTATGCTCACGCCATGGGAAACAGTACAGGTAACTTCCAAGATTACTGGGACATTATCGAACAACATGAAAATTTACAAGGTGGGTTTATTTGGGACTGGGTTGACCAATCGATTTGGAAAACAAATGAAAAAGGAGAACGTTTCTACGCTTATGGTGGAGATTATGGTAAAAATATGCCAACGGATAATTCATTCTTGAACAACGGAATTGTATTTCCAGATAGATCGCCACAACCGGCTCTATATGAAGTAAAGAAAGCACATGAGTTTATCAACTTTAAGCAAAAAGGAATTAACGGTCATAATGAATTACGCGTCTTAGTTGAAAACTTATATGACTTTACGAACCTGAATGAATTTGATTTAATTGCTAAAATTAAAGCAGATGGTAAAATACTGAAAAGCATTCCAGCTCAAACTTTAGATGTTGAAACGCAAACTGGTAAATTAATCCGCATCGACTTGAAAGGAATTGATTTCAAAAAAAATACAGAGTATTTTGTTGAAATATCTGCCGTTACTAAAAAGGATTGGGGACTACTACCTAAAGGTTTTGAAGTAGCTCATGAGCAAATAAAAGTAGACAGATTACATGTATTAGAGCAGGCAGCTGTTGCTCAAGGTGCGGCGCTAAAAGTAAAAGAAACAGCTAACGGAGTAGTTGTTTCAAATAGCGTTGTTAGTTTAGAATTTAATAAAAAACAAGGACGTATCACGTCTTATGTTTACAAAGGGAACGAGCTTATAAAAGACGGAAAAGGACCAAAACCTAACTTCTGGAGAGCGGTAACGGACAATGATGCAGGAAACAGAATGTATTCTGGTAATATTGAATGGAAAAAAGCGACTTTATTCTCTGAAGTTACAAGCATGACAACAAAAAAGATTGCTGATAATTTAATTGAATTAAAAGTAACGTATGACTTGCCAGGTGTAAATACAAAATTCTTTAGCACCTATCAAATCGATGGTAATGGAATTGTGAAGGTGGACAATGTTCTTGATAAAACAGATTATAAAGCAGATTTACCAAGACTTGGAATGCGTATGCAATTGCCAAAACAGTATAACAAAATGACTTATTTTGGTCGTGGTCCATGGGAAAACTACTCAGACAGATACCACTCTGCTTTTGTAGATCTATATGAGTCTAGTGTAAGTGACCAATATGTTCCTTATGTAAGACCTCAAGAAAATGGGTATAAAACTAGTGTTAGATGGGTTGCATTAACAGACAATAAAGACAACGGACTTCTTGTTGTTGCTGAAAATGTTAAACAAGGATTAGGGATCAGCGCGTTGCACATGCCTATGGAAGATTTTGATACTGCAGATGGTTTAGATTACGGTAATGCATCTAAAATTGAAGCTAAATACATCTCTGACGGAGTGCCACAAATCAACGCTAGTAAACACATTAATGACATAAAAGAGCGCGACTTAGTAGAGCTTAATATTGATTTAGGTCAAAGAGGTGTAGCGGGAGATGATAGTTGGGGAGCGCAACCACAAGATAAATACAAGATCAAAGGAAACGTAGCTCAAGGGTATTCTTACTTCTTAATTCCTTTTGAAAAAGGAACTAAAGAGTCTATGTTGAAATTGTCTAAAGAGTATGCAAACTCTAAATTAAAAACGGCAACTAAATAA